In a single window of the Candidatus Binatia bacterium genome:
- a CDS encoding TlpA family protein disulfide reductase — protein MKRQSLGLLTVGLFVLIAIAAVLLYFFGPGRRGVQTASQSPIIGKAQLGKPAPQFEVATTNGLFDLSKAEKPVFLEVFATWCPHCQRETAVVDRLYGKYRNSIDFVAVSGSDTAMDGTSTSSQADVLEWTRRFKVVYPVAYDPLLNVANLYLQGGYPTFAIIGRNKDVAYLESGEVSYDDLDAAIAKALR, from the coding sequence GTGAAACGGCAATCGCTCGGACTCCTCACGGTCGGGCTCTTCGTCCTCATCGCCATCGCGGCGGTGCTTCTCTACTTCTTCGGCCCCGGGCGCCGGGGCGTGCAGACTGCGTCGCAGTCGCCGATTATCGGAAAGGCGCAGCTCGGCAAGCCCGCGCCGCAGTTCGAAGTCGCGACGACCAACGGCCTCTTCGATCTCAGCAAAGCCGAGAAGCCAGTCTTCCTCGAGGTCTTCGCCACGTGGTGCCCACACTGTCAGCGGGAGACCGCGGTCGTCGATCGGCTCTACGGCAAGTATCGCAATTCGATAGATTTTGTCGCCGTCTCCGGCAGCGATACCGCGATGGACGGCACCTCGACGTCGTCGCAGGCCGACGTGCTCGAATGGACGCGGCGCTTCAAGGTCGTCTATCCGGTCGCATACGACCCGCTGCTCAACGTCGCCAATCTCTATCTCCAGGGCGGCTATCCGACCTTTGCCATCATCGGCCGCAACAAGGACGTCGCATACCTCGAAAGCGGCGAGGTCTCGTACGACGACCTCGATGCCGCTATCGCGAAAGCCCTGCGCTAG
- the rfaD gene encoding ADP-glyceromanno-heptose 6-epimerase, with protein MHDLSRGRIVVTGGAGLIGSAVIWALNRRGIEDILVIDRLDRSEKWRHLVPLRFADYLDADAFESSAAQGRSFGDVRTVFHLGACSSTTESDADYLIRNNFEYTKHLAIWAVEQQARFVYASSAATYGSLEADLSDETDLHELRPLNAYAYTKHLFDLYAQRTGLDVRLCGLKYFNVFGPNEDHKGEMRSIVLKAYEQIREQGSVRLFKSHRPDYRDGEQQRDFIYVKDAVEMTLHAAESEITGLVNVGSGTPHTWLELVRPIFHALELPVRIEFVEMPAHLRGKYQYYTCARVGRLRSSGYETPVTPLADAVTDYVVNYLVPARTLEITDAPVAAPLKAPS; from the coding sequence ATGCACGACCTTAGCCGCGGAAGAATCGTCGTCACCGGGGGCGCCGGCCTTATTGGCAGTGCCGTCATCTGGGCTTTGAACCGGCGCGGGATCGAGGACATCCTAGTAATCGACCGCTTGGATCGTTCGGAGAAGTGGAGGCACCTCGTGCCGCTCCGCTTCGCCGACTATCTCGATGCCGACGCCTTCGAGAGTTCGGCGGCGCAGGGCCGATCGTTCGGTGACGTGCGCACCGTCTTTCATCTCGGCGCGTGTTCGTCCACGACGGAGAGCGACGCCGATTATCTCATCCGCAACAACTTCGAATACACGAAGCACCTGGCGATCTGGGCCGTCGAGCAGCAGGCGCGATTCGTCTACGCCTCTTCCGCCGCGACCTACGGATCGCTCGAAGCCGACCTCTCCGACGAAACCGACCTCCACGAGCTGCGGCCGCTCAACGCATACGCGTACACCAAGCATCTCTTCGATCTCTACGCGCAGCGCACCGGACTCGACGTGCGTTTGTGCGGGCTGAAATACTTTAACGTCTTCGGTCCCAACGAGGATCACAAGGGCGAGATGCGCAGCATCGTGCTCAAGGCCTACGAGCAGATCCGCGAACAGGGAAGCGTGCGGCTCTTCAAGAGCCACCGTCCGGATTATCGCGACGGCGAGCAGCAGCGCGACTTCATCTACGTCAAGGACGCCGTGGAGATGACGCTGCACGCCGCCGAGTCCGAGATTACCGGGCTCGTCAACGTCGGTTCGGGCACGCCGCATACGTGGCTCGAGCTGGTGCGGCCAATCTTTCACGCGCTCGAACTACCCGTCCGCATCGAATTCGTCGAGATGCCCGCGCATTTGCGCGGAAAGTACCAGTACTATACCTGCGCGCGCGTTGGGCGCCTGCGTTCGAGCGGCTACGAAACGCCGGTGACCCCGCTCGCCGACGCGGTGACCGATTACGTCGTGAACTACCTCGTGCCCGCGCGAACGCTCGAGATTACCGATGCTCCCGTCGCCGCACCGTTGAAAGCACCGTCCTAA
- a CDS encoding TlpA disulfide reductase family protein — protein MKQKAGANRAERRRQDRSGSAPANWGRWVAVGVTVLFAAIVAAIVVVNRQTVPRTASEAPIYAPLALGDPAPPFDVATIDGVRMNSQSIAQPIALEVFATWCPHCQKETQTLNALHQRLGSRLAIVAVSGSEIGSDHTSAETLDDVRTFASYFRVTYPIAYDPDLTVAKHYLQGGFPTIVFIDRQKRIVSVDSGEVPLSRLEANAKKAGVSTNG, from the coding sequence GTGAAACAAAAAGCCGGGGCGAATCGAGCGGAGCGCCGTCGCCAAGATCGGAGCGGAAGCGCTCCGGCGAACTGGGGACGTTGGGTCGCCGTCGGGGTTACGGTACTCTTCGCGGCGATCGTCGCGGCAATCGTCGTCGTCAACCGCCAGACCGTGCCCCGCACGGCCAGCGAGGCCCCGATCTATGCCCCGCTCGCCCTCGGCGATCCGGCGCCTCCGTTCGACGTCGCGACGATTGACGGCGTTCGGATGAACTCGCAGAGTATCGCGCAGCCGATAGCGCTCGAGGTCTTCGCGACGTGGTGTCCGCACTGCCAGAAGGAGACGCAGACGCTCAATGCGCTGCACCAGCGCCTTGGAAGCCGGCTCGCGATCGTCGCGGTCTCCGGGAGCGAGATCGGGTCGGATCACACGTCGGCGGAGACCCTCGACGACGTGAGGACCTTCGCGAGCTACTTCAGAGTAACGTACCCGATTGCGTACGACCCGGACCTCACCGTTGCAAAGCACTACTTGCAAGGTGGCTTTCCGACCATCGTCTTCATCGATCGGCAGAAGCGAATCGTGTCGGTAGACTCGGGCGAGGTTCCGCTGAGCCGCCTGGAGGCCAACGCGAAGAAGGCCGGCGTCAGCACGAACGGTTGA
- a CDS encoding sigma-70 family RNA polymerase sigma factor, with product MEQQAFLERAMEQYGKATYNFAYRLTRNEADARDLTQEAFIRVYKAWKSFKPGTSFLSWIYRIVTNLHRDELRRRKGRYLEEIPEAGEPQEYGGGRPLAVAPIEEYVEGHLSEPVSKALAGLSSEQREIVLLADIEGCSYQEIGQIVGCSVGTVRSRLHRARGQLRKLVTRYMKSST from the coding sequence ATGGAACAGCAGGCTTTCTTAGAGCGTGCCATGGAGCAGTACGGCAAGGCGACCTATAACTTTGCCTATCGCTTGACGCGCAACGAAGCCGATGCCCGCGACCTCACCCAAGAAGCCTTCATTCGCGTCTACAAAGCCTGGAAGAGCTTTAAGCCAGGGACCTCCTTCCTCTCCTGGATCTATCGGATCGTCACGAATCTCCACCGCGACGAACTTCGGCGACGCAAAGGACGTTATCTGGAAGAGATCCCCGAGGCCGGCGAGCCGCAGGAGTACGGCGGCGGCAGGCCTCTGGCGGTCGCACCAATCGAGGAGTACGTAGAAGGCCATCTCAGTGAACCGGTATCCAAGGCGCTCGCGGGGCTCTCATCGGAGCAACGCGAGATAGTGCTGCTCGCCGACATCGAAGGCTGCAGTTATCAGGAGATCGGGCAGATCGTCGGATGTTCCGTGGGGACGGTCCGGTCGAGACTGCACCGCGCTCGCGGACAACTGCGCAAACTCGTCACTCGCTATATGAAATCGTCAACGTGA
- a CDS encoding SCO family protein, which produces MIAVLAAVLATVIPVHGVVIQGLADRSAIVRIDPVPAMQPATIRRYRFAPQTGFAAGTAIDALLDPRGNPPILHDAIAAAPFAPGLPDSGRAVLIEPGSPLPAARLVDQRGRIVVLDDAFRGKTLLLSFVFTRCPDRTLCPEISAKFAYMQERLDPRRFALAEITLDPQYDSPAILAQYGRGYGARSPAWTMLTGTGSTIQRLLDQFHISSMRVSTSNFLHDDRLFIVAPDGRVADVVESADWDPQSAIAQARAVSGLASNPFERFKLALIANVIALCGGSRFGGIALLELSLFTLLTAFALLGMWAVARVLWRPG; this is translated from the coding sequence ATGATCGCGGTCCTGGCAGCCGTGCTCGCGACGGTAATCCCCGTGCACGGCGTCGTCATCCAAGGGCTCGCCGACCGATCGGCCATCGTGCGCATCGATCCGGTTCCGGCGATGCAGCCGGCGACGATTCGCCGGTATCGCTTCGCGCCGCAGACGGGCTTTGCGGCGGGAACGGCCATCGATGCGCTGCTCGATCCGCGCGGGAATCCGCCGATTCTCCACGACGCGATCGCCGCCGCGCCGTTCGCGCCCGGCCTCCCCGACAGCGGGCGGGCCGTTTTGATCGAGCCGGGCAGCCCGCTCCCGGCGGCGCGGCTCGTCGATCAGCGCGGACGGATCGTCGTCCTCGACGACGCCTTCAGAGGCAAGACGCTGCTGCTCTCGTTCGTCTTCACGCGCTGTCCGGATCGCACGCTCTGCCCCGAGATCAGTGCGAAGTTCGCCTATATGCAAGAGCGGCTCGATCCGCGGCGATTCGCGCTGGCGGAGATTACGCTCGATCCGCAGTACGATTCGCCGGCGATTCTCGCGCAATACGGGCGCGGTTACGGCGCGCGGTCGCCGGCCTGGACGATGCTCACGGGAACCGGCTCGACGATCCAGCGCCTGCTCGATCAGTTTCACATCAGCTCGATGCGCGTTAGCACGAGCAACTTTTTGCACGACGACCGCCTCTTCATCGTCGCGCCGGACGGGCGCGTCGCCGACGTGGTCGAGAGCGCCGACTGGGATCCGCAGAGCGCGATCGCCCAAGCGCGCGCCGTCTCGGGCCTGGCCTCCAATCCGTTCGAGCGTTTCAAGCTGGCGCTCATCGCGAACGTCATCGCGCTCTGCGGCGGCAGCCGGTTCGGCGGCATCGCGCTGCTGGAGCTCTCGCTCTTCACGCTCCTCACCGCGTTCGCGCTGTTGGGGATGTGGGCCGTCGCCCGCGTTCTCTGGCGGCCAGGATGA
- a CDS encoding MauE/DoxX family redox-associated membrane protein yields the protein MEAAVFVVRVLLGGLLLVAGILKVGHPAELAASIAAFRLVPAAVAGPLALGLPYVEILLGAYLLVGLFTRAAAIVSTLQFVAYAAAIASAVLRHIPANCGCFGPGDSAVADWPHVAFDLALAGASAFVAAGAPGAFAVDRRLRRT from the coding sequence ATGGAAGCTGCGGTCTTCGTGGTCCGCGTTCTTTTGGGCGGGCTCCTGCTCGTTGCGGGCATTCTCAAAGTCGGTCATCCGGCGGAGCTCGCGGCCTCGATTGCGGCCTTCAGGCTGGTCCCGGCCGCGGTCGCCGGGCCGCTCGCTTTAGGCCTGCCGTACGTGGAGATTCTGTTGGGCGCGTACCTCCTCGTGGGCCTCTTCACGCGCGCGGCCGCAATCGTCTCCACGCTCCAGTTCGTTGCCTATGCGGCCGCGATCGCCTCGGCAGTGCTGCGGCACATCCCCGCTAACTGCGGTTGCTTCGGCCCGGGTGACAGCGCCGTAGCGGACTGGCCGCACGTTGCGTTCGATCTCGCGCTCGCCGGCGCGAGCGCGTTCGTTGCCGCCGGTGCGCCCGGGGCGTTCGCGGTCGACCGCAGGCTGCGCCGCACGTGA